From the genome of Brassica napus cultivar Da-Ae unplaced genomic scaffold, Da-Ae ScsIHWf_142;HRSCAF=254, whole genome shotgun sequence, one region includes:
- the LOC125597336 gene encoding probable E3 ubiquitin-protein ligase ZFP1 — translation MRQRNMLTSLDMEQHSQAFGIPPPHISIPSFEPYDNNSMLYGLQQCHHHQRPAMSTPPHIHLPYAPFHAPPFVPGGTSTEHERGAHVMSHGYKRKSTQVMPGNFQYQTTAEAPFPFPHYGPQPVDERSVRNRAGAATMDPPLSHVHNNFIQGSYLAHPFPPPGSVWYDQHCNGNTSDGSSSSLWPQPPSVPYMHGHGVTGSIDSGNVCFPRYHETSSSRNQTPFVYPRHSHFSHHPAPPPTLLPHLASVSYTVPMTIHDASYSHVGPVQSTGFSINPQRPLDDFVPAATLRNHGLPRFRAFPTDEVAVFRERGFYNAVDYVDHHQDMRLDIEDMSYEELLALSDHIGTVKTGLSEEDVEALLKRRTSLSTRINLEDATSTDLETDSCTICQENYKNQDKIATLDCRHEYHAECLKKWLVIKNICPVCKSEALGHGKEEGTIKKFIGGERFLLVQPK, via the exons ATGAGACAAAGAAATATGTTGACTAGTTTAGACATGGAGCAGCATTCTCAAGCTTTTGGCATCCCTCCTCCACATATCTCTATTCCTAGTTTCGAACCTTACGACAACAACTCAATGTTATACGGGCTTCAACAGTGCCATCATCATCAACGTCCTGCCATGTCAACCCCACCACATATCCATCTCCCTTATGCGCCTTTTCATGCTCCACCGTTTGTTCCTGGAGGTACTTCCACTGAACATGAGAGGGGTGCACATGTTATGAGTCACGGATACAAAAGAAAGAGCACTCAAGTTATGCCCGGAAATTTTCAGTATCAAACCACTGCAGAAGCACCTTTCCCATTCCCACACTATGGCCCACAACCAGTAGATGAGAGGAGTGTGAGGAACAGAGCAGGAGCAGCTACAATGGATCCGCCTCTCTCCCATGTTCATAATAATTTCATTCAAGGAAGCTATCTAGCTCATCCTTTTCCACCTCCTGGCTCAGTCTGGTATGACCAACATTGTAATGGCAACACATCTGATGGATCCTCTTCTTCGCTTTGGCCCCAACCACCCTCTGTACCTTATATGCATG GTCACGGTGTTACTGGCTCCATAGACTCTGGTAATGTCTGCTTTCCGAGATACCATGAAACATCTAGTAGCAGAAACCAAACACCATTTGTATACCCTAGACACAGCCATTTTAGCCATCATCCGGCACCTCCTCCCACCTTATTACCTCACTTGGCTTCAGTCTCATACACTGTTCCCATGACTATTCATGATGCTTCCTACAGTCATGTGGGACCAGTTCAATCAACTGGGTTTAGTATAAACCCGCAACGTCCCCTAGATGATTTTGTACCTGCAGCGACTCTTAGAAACCATGGACTGCCTCGCTTTAGAGCATTTCCCACAGAT GAAGTTGCAGTGTTCAGAGAAAGAGGCTTCTACAATGCTGTTGATTATGTTGATCATCATCAAGACATGCGCTTGGACATAGAGGACATGTCGTATGAG GAGCTTCTTGCTTTGAGCGACCATATTGGCACTGTGAAGACTGGCTTATCAGAAGAAGATGTGGAAGCTCTTCTGAAAAGAAGAACGTCTTTATCGACCAGAATCAACCTGGAAGATGCTACATCTACTGATCTAGAAACAGATTCTTGCACTATATGCCAG GAAAACTACAAGAACCAAGATAAGATCGCAACGCTGGATTGCAGACACGAGTATCATGCAGAATGTTTGAAGAAGTGGTTGGTTATCAAGAACATTTGCCCAGTGTGTAAATCAGAGGCACTTGGTCATGGAAAAGAAGAAGGAacgataaaaaaatttataggaGGAGAGAGGTTTCTGCTAGTTCAACCTAAATAG
- the LOC125597337 gene encoding uncharacterized protein LOC125597337, which produces MNKSPRIDIPSSSSPASASSADGEFNEDDIFSIDVTHTPPSSSPSQHPPARQLQRSKSGLKNVEASGILAALPEPSGNSYLNHVFHHKPAASSSPSSSSARTIPSAPKPPQERLPYTASFIGGGKFPQSAPVQVPLASSAMMNRHKKEFKLTDVVDEDEEEEEEGEMLPPHEIVARSLAQSSLLSCSVLEGAGRTLKGRDLRQVRNAVFRRTGFID; this is translated from the coding sequence ATGAACAAAAGTCCACGCATCGATATCCCTTCATCGTCTTCTCcagcttcagcttcttctgcagATGGTGAGTTCAATGAAGACGACATCTTCTCGATAGACGTAACTCACACTCCtccgtcttcttctccttctcaacACCCGCCTGCTCGCCAGCTTCAACGGAGCAAAAGCGGTTTGAAAAACGTGGAAGCTTCTGGTATCCTCGCTGCTCTTCCCGAGCCTTCTGGTAACAGCTACCTCAACCACGTCTTTCACCATAAGCCTGCAGCTTCTTCCTCGCCTTCTTCGTCTTCGGCTCGAACCATTCCCTCAGCTCCTAAACCGCCTCAAGAGAGGCTTCCGTATACAGCTTCTTTTATAGGTGGAGGGAAGTTTCCTCAGTCAGCTCCGGTTCAAGTGCCGTTAGCATCTTCGGCGATGATGAATCGTCATAAGAAAGAGTTCAAGCTGACTGATGTGGTGGATgaggatgaggaggaggaggaagaaggtgAAATGCTTCCTCCACATGAGATTGTAGCTCGGTCTTTGGCGCAGTCTTCTTTACTGTCTTGCTCGGTGCTTGAAGGAGCTGGAAGAACACTTAAAGGGAGAGATCTCAGACAGGTAAGGAATGCTGTTTTCAGAAGAACCGGTTTCATAgattga
- the LOC111215706 gene encoding transcription factor TCP4-like has protein sequence MADEAHNFLHPPAPPPPSSMSHREAANGGCGEIVEVQGGHIVRSTGRKDRHSKVCTAKGPRDRRVRLSAHTAIQFYDVQDRLGFDRPSKAVDWLIKKAKASIDELAQLPPWNPADAMRNAAANAKPRRTAAKTRISPSPPPSQQQQNQLQFGGFDGAAEHRGNENESSFLPPSMDSDSIADTIKSFFPVVGSSTEAPPPNQLMHSNYHHHHPPDLLSRTNSHNQDLRLSLHSFPDGPPSLLHHHHSASASTAEPVLFYGQSNPLGYDTSTGGWEQQSIQRLVAWNSGGATETGNGGGGGGFLFAPPAPSTTSFQPVLGQSQLYSQRGPLQSSYSPMIRAWFDPHHHHQSISTDDLNHHIPHPVHQGEFSSGFRIPARFQGQEEEQHDGFSNKPSSASSISRHR, from the coding sequence ATGGCAGACGAAGCTCACAACTTTCTCCACCCTCCAGCACCACCACCGCCTTCTTCAATGAGCCACCGCGAGGCGGCGAACGGCGGCTGCGGCGAGATAGTCGAGGTGCAAGGAGGTCACATTGTCCGGTCGACGGGAAGGAAAGATCGGCACAGCAAAGTCTGCACGGCCAAAGGGCCACGTGACCGGCGCGTGAGGCTATCGGCTCACACGGCGATTCAGTTCTACGACGTTCAGGACCGCCTCGGCTTCGACCGGCCAAGCAAAGCCGTCGACTGGCTTATCAAGAAGGCTAAAGCTTCCATCGACGAGCTCGCTCAGCTTCCGCCGTGGAACCCCGCCGACGCAATGCGCAACGCCGCCGCAAACGCGAAACCGAGAAGAACCGCCGCTAAAACTCGAATCTCTCCGTCGCCGCCGCCGTCGCAGCAGCAGCAGAACCAGCTTCAGTTCGGTGGATTCGACGGAGCGGCGGAGCATCGGGGGAACGAGAACGAGTCGAGTTTTCTCCCGCCGTCGATGGATTCGGATTCTATCGCTGACACTATAAAGTCGTTCTTCCCGGTGGTTGGCTCTTCGACGGAAGCTCCTCCTCCGAACCAGCTTATGCACAGCAACTACCATCATCATCACCCGCCGGATTTGCTTTCTCGAACTAATAGCCACAACCAAGATCTCCGTCTCTCGCTGCACTCCTTCCCGGATGGTCCACCGTCtcttctccaccaccaccactccgCGTCCGCCTCCACCGCCGAGCCAGTTCTGTTCTACGGGCAGAGCAATCCGCTAGGGTATGACACGTCGACGGGTGGTTGGGAGCAGCAGTCAATTCAGAGGCTGGTGGCTTGGAACAGCGGCGGAGCAACCGAGACAGGaaacggaggaggaggaggagggtttCTCTTTGCTCCTCCAGCTCCTTCGACGACGTCGTTTCAGCCAGTACTCGGCCAAAGTCAGCTTTATTCTCAGAGGGGTCCCCTTCAGTCCAGTTACAGTCCCATGATCCGTGCTTGGTTTGATCCTCACCACCACCATCAGTCCATCTCCACCGATGATCTCAACCACCATATTCCTCACCCGGTTCACCAAGGTGAATTCTCTTCCGGTTTCCGCATACCAGCACGGTTTCAGGGCCAAGAAGAGGAGCAGCACGATGGTTTCTCCAACAAACCGTCATCTGCTTCCTCCATTTCTCGCCATCGTTAA